The sequence AATTTGCTTTTGGATTGGGGCGGGGTGCATAATTTGAGCGGAGCTAAGAGCCGCCAAGACATTGAGCGCAACATACAAGATAGCTTGCAGGTTTTGGATTTTATCGCCCCCTTCCAAAGCTGTTTAGACATCGGCAGTGGGGCAGGCTTTCCTGCTATCCCCTTAAGCCTAGAATGCCCCAATGCTCGCTTTATCCTTGTAGAGCCCAATGCTAAAAAAATGGCGTTTTTGCACCATTTAAAGGCGAGCCTAAGCTTAGACAATGTGCTTTTAAAACGCTTGCGCTTGCAAGAGCTGCCCCCCTTAAAGGTGGATTTAATCACCTCTAGGGCACTGATGAACGCACAAGACTTATTGAATTTAAGTGCCCACTTCTTGGAAAAAGGCGGGCATTTTCTCTTTTACAAGGGGAGCAATTTAAACCAAGAGATCGCCTGTTTGCCCGGGGAGTGCTTCACCTATGGCAAACGGGTGTATTTTTACCGCAAGGGGGCAAATTGAGATTGTTATTTTTATTAGCTATTGTGGTGGGGTTGTTTTTGTGGCTAAGGCCCAAAGTGAAAGTCGCTCCGCCTCAAA is a genomic window of Helicobacter sp. NHP19-012 containing:
- the rsmG gene encoding 16S rRNA (guanine(527)-N(7))-methyltransferase RsmG, which codes for MSPKLDLFANLLLDWGGVHNLSGAKSRQDIERNIQDSLQVLDFIAPFQSCLDIGSGAGFPAIPLSLECPNARFILVEPNAKKMAFLHHLKASLSLDNVLLKRLRLQELPPLKVDLITSRALMNAQDLLNLSAHFLEKGGHFLFYKGSNLNQEIACLPGECFTYGKRVYFYRKGAN